Below is a genomic region from Phragmites australis chromosome 20, lpPhrAust1.1, whole genome shotgun sequence.
TTTTCAGAGTAACGACATGAACGTGGCAGAAATCATATTACAGATGGaaatctctccatttttattCAGTTCATTATGACTTGAACTTAGGAAAGCACGTACAACAGCAAGCAGCTAACATTTTGTTTTATGAAAACATGAAAAAACAAGCAGCCGACTGTTGATTAACTTATGAGGTTCTTATGAAAAAATATGATCTTTCTGCTCATGCCAAACGGTGTTCAACAGGGTCGAGCGTGGTTGGCGCGAACCCAGGATCTTTCAGTATGACTTTAAGATCTCCATCTGCTTCATCGAGCACGGCCTTCAAGAACGCGACCATGATCCCAGCAACGCTCCTCCTCATCATGTCCTTGCAGTTGTTCCCGTCCTtgcacatgcaggtgatgaacTTTGGAGCATCGTCATCTAGCATGTCGAGATGCCCATAGTCCTTGGTCACAAAGTAGTAGCAAGGTGGCTTGCACTCGCTGTAGAACTCCCTGTGGTTGACATCTTTGGGAGCACAGGCAGGAAAGAGTATGTTCCTTTTCTCTTCACCCAACCCGGTGCCAATGACCAAGACTGGCATCGCTATGTCAAAAGAGGAGGGATCGTAGGTGAGGATCTTGGGTGAGATTTGCGAGGACTTGCCTGTTCCAGCAACGGGATCGAGACCGATGAGCGCAGAGAACTTGAGGTTGGTCTTGCCATGCCCCAGGACTAGAGAGAACGCTGTGTGGCCACCTCGGCTGTGGCCGGCCAAAGCAAGCTTGGAAAGGTTGGGCTCGACGCCTTTGGGGAGGACGGACGGTAGCCCCTCAGGGAGCCAATCTGTCACTTCGGCTGCTGCGGCTATGTCCTCGGTGTCACCTTTGCCCATCATGCTGATGTGGAACTGCCAATAGTATTACAGAGTTGCATGATTCATGTCAGCCAACAGACATGGGATGAACTAAATGAAACTGAAACATGTCAGTAAATTCTCATCGTAATTTGGCAGTTCCTTAATTTAGGCTACTGTGCTGCTGATCATCGTAGTTTATACGTTTCGGAATGGGTATGGACTATACATACATGTGAAGTGCATTAGCAGGTAGTAATAGTTAACCTGGGGTGCAACCATGATGAAGCCAAAAGAGGCAATGTGTTTTAGGACTTGTTCATAGAAGTGGTTCTGGAGGCAGAGGCCATGCAGGAGCATGGCCACCGGGTATGTTCCTGCATCCTTGGGAGCGGCAATCAAGATTGGGATCGGCGGTGTCAGGTCTGCATTGTGATCCACTGGGATCATGTCGACTGCAAGCTTCCCTGGCTGGAACACCGAGGTGACTGCGGCCTCAAGAACCTCGGTGCTGGGTTTCGCCATGGTCTCCACTGATGCTGCCATCTCTAGCTCTCGCTCACTGCAGATGCTCGCTAGTAAGAGCTTTGAGTTGGTTGTGATGAGAAGGGATGATCAAGGTGGCAAATTTATATGATGGAGGGTGGGCAAAGTTATTGTGAGTAGTTTGGTAAAGGAAAGTTTTGGGGATTTGCCACCTCACTGTCTCACTGCACAATCAATGTCTCATCAGCGGCAAATCCTCAGTGCCAATCTTCAGCTCGCTCGGGACCTCTTTATTGTGAAGAGCGTGCTACGTTGGATATGTGTTCAATAATTATATAGAATTAATTACGTATTGTACTTGTATTAACGGTACAGAGTGTAGTTAGAATAAGACTCTTGTAACATTGCCTTCTCGTAAATATGAGAGGAGAACCGATGTTGTAATCATGACGACACAGTGACAGGCTCACAGGAGCGGCGATGGTTCTATTGGGACCTTAGAGCAGCTGGTGTTGCAACTGTGTGGAGGAGTGTTCGTAGTCATACTCTAGGGATGTAAGCTTCGGTTGAACCTGATTAACAAACATCGTGTCTCTGGTGTCGTTTATGATCTTGCGTATATCATCTTGGTAGATCAATCCATTGCGTCTGTTTATGGCTAAATTTCCAAATATggtaggaaaaaaaaagatagtttTCATAGTCCATTCTATGCATTATTGTATTCGTACTGCTGTTGCATCATCATAATATTGGTCTGGTCCAATCATCCACATGCTTGAATAAGATTGGTTATCATCTTGCATTTATGCCCCGCAGTGTATGCTAACCATACTGCTCTTGTTTCGCTTTCTCACAAAGTGTGTGGCTGGCTCCCCACTCCCCCCTCCGGTTGCACATTCGTTTCCACTATCCTAATGACTCGTATCTTTTAGTTGGGACAAAATAGTAGCTGAACAGTGTGTGCACGTACCTGTTTGGATTGTGATTCTGTTGACCGACGGATCGATCGTAATAATTGTAAGCTAATAATCAAACCTCCAAATTTTGGCTTCTTTCTGTACGTACTTGCTGTTATGGTTCTTTCAGGGCTGTCACAAGTATGTGCTCCAGTCATCTAGATAACCGTATGAAATTTTCATTGTCActgttgttttttattttatgctGTGACTGCTTACAGATTTGCAGCATGTATCATGCCCTGTATCTGCTGCGCCGAGCCAATCTTGACAATGTTTCTGTAACATATTAGACGTGGATAAATTTCGATTACGGTAGCCAATAATACAATTAGGTTGTTCCTGCTCGCTAGTTCAATGCCATTTTTTCAGCTGAGGCCACAGAAAAGGGTGTAAAGCGAGCCAAGTGAAAATTCAAGGGTCATTTGTCACTTTAATCAATTGTCTAAGCAAGGTTTGTCCTAGTTCAAAGTTCCTGCTGAATGTTGAACCTTGTTCACTCGTTTGAATGCTTGGAGTTGTTTTGATAAGTGGCAGCGTCATGCTTAAAAAATTGCTAGAGAAACAATAATCATTCGGGCAAAAAAGGCAAATGACGACGCATATAATCTGTCATTCTCATTCAGTATCACAAAATGCACTGCAGCATATGTGCTGATTTGAAGGCTCAACAACAGGTTTCATACATTGAAAAGAGCAGTACCCAAGAAACCTCTTCAGCGACGATGTAACATTAATAGCATCACAGAACATTGTCACTTGTCAAGTAACTACAGAACTTCTCGAGTGCAAACTTGAAAGGTTCGGTGATGCATCAGCTTCAGAACAAGTAGTGCAGAGTACATGCAACAATTATTTCCACAACAAAGGTGCAGGTCCATGCGCAAAAAGTAAACCTGGGTGAAACTGATAAGGCAGACAATCCACAGATCCCATTCACAATTTCAGTCCACAACCTCTTTCGACTTCTTAGGATTTGGCAAGAGATACCAACCCAAGCCACCCAAGGCAGCAACTGTGCCTGCTAGGACAGCAAAGTTCCTGTTCTTGCCAGTCGATACACCAGTAGATGTGGACTCTGTTGGCCCGCCTCCGGCCTTCACATCACTTGCTTCAGAGCTTGTGTTTGCATACCTTGCGTGCGAGCTTCTCAAGCTTCTCTTGTTCCATTTTCTGCAGTAAATCAAAATTCACCAGGCATGTCATTATCACAGTGCGAGCTTCTCAAGCTTCTCTTGTTCCATTTTCTGCAGTAAATCAAAATTCACCAGGCATGTCATTATCACAGTACCAAGAAAATAGTAACACCACATAGATAAACAGGAGACATTATATCAGACAGAAATAACAAAAGGAAAGTACATACATGATTTCTACTTTGAAAGAAGCAATGAAAAAGTCAATCAAATTGCTTGAGCTATTATCACGCCATGTCTAATTCAAGGTTTTACGGCACTGAAGGGTATAAACTTTTTACACTTGAAAAACATCAAGTAAAACCTTCTAGTCTGCGGCAGTCACAACATTCACTTACACAATTCCATATGTAACACATGCTTACATCAAGTGAAACCTGCTAGTCTGCTACAGGTCACAACATTCAGCAAGCTAGTTTGCTACAGGATACAACATTCACTTCCATAACTCCATATGTAACACATGTTTACTTGGATCACATCATATTTATGCACATGTTTACTCAATGTTAATGCTTATGTTAGGAGACAAGCCAGTCACACAGCCTAACAAAATTTCACATGCATATTAGAAATCCTTGAGCTTCTTGCACTGTAATTCTATCATCTATTTGCGTATTCATAACTAGCTGTGTTCCCCTACATGACTACATCAGCAAAAGGCGGATGACCAAACTACTCAAGATTGGTTCAAAGACTCAGAACAAAATCCTCAGCTTCAATACTATGACCAAGAAATACATTCGCAGAAGATGGTGCTGGAAACTTTGCAAGCATATAAAGAGACAGCCAGCTAATGAAAAGCATACTCAGAAGCAATGCACAAGCATCACCAGTGTCGCAAAATACCAACAAATTGTCAAAATCCACAAGTGTATCAATTGTCGATCATGGGATGGAACCGCACTCCAAAGAAAATAACATATAGGACTTCCAACGAGTCATATCACACAACAATCTAACAAGATCTCACAGAGTTCATGGCCTCATTCACCAGTgtacatttttttcctttttttttcctgaaaatcTCTATGGTGGTTTAATTAAGGaaccaccaagagtaagaaGATATCAGAGTGGCAAATCACACATAAGTTTCAGCATTGATCTTGCCACACACAGACGAAACTATGACATGCCTCTATAGATGATAGCATCAACTAACTGAGAGCTGAAAACTAGAGCTATTGAGGCAACATGGAACAAGACATTACAATCAACGCACTCAAATTTTACTCTTTATTTAAGTCTCTTCGATATTGAGAAGCAGGGAACAAACTATGTTACAACACAGAGAAAACTATGATTGCCTTTACAGTCTAGATGATATTGTATCCAATCAACTTGAGGCTGACAACTAGAGCTATTGAGGCGATATCAAACAGGACATTACATTAAAATCACTCAAAAAAATTAACATTATTTTGGCCTCTTACACACTGATGAGGAGGTAGGGAAGCAAGCATATAAATCAAGAGAGCAATGGCACGGTTAAGGGACGAACTGATGGTCGTCAGACGTGCGGTCTGTGGTCGCCATCATCATCGATGCGGAGGTTAACCCCGTGGTCGCGCAGCGCGTTGAGGACGGCCCAGACCTTGGTCCGGTTCTTGAACCCcttcttctcgacctccttGGCGGCATCGGCGTGTATGGGCTCACGTGCCAGGCCGTCCACCTTGAGGCGCATAGCGAGCACCTCCCCGACGGCCGCGGCCGCCTTGGCGTTGCAGGTGCGGCCGCACTCCAGCCCGCCCCGCAGGGGCTTCTCCACGGACGAGGCCGTCACCACTACGCGCCCGCTCTGTCGGTCCACCACGTTCGCCGTCACGTACTTGAGCGAGATGAACAGACGCAGGACGTACCGCTTGGCGAGGGACATGGGCGGTCTCCGCACCGGCtcgccgcggcggaggcggaggaaaCGCGCCTACGCGTGGAGCGGGCGCGTCGGTGGCGTTTCGTCGAACGGCTGGAGCGCGCACGGGCGTCGATGAGATGAAGCGGCGAACGGGCGCGCGGTCTCGCACGGGGACGGCGGGGCGTCGAGGAGTGGGAGACGGCAGCGGGGGCAGAGGGGTTGGGCCGTCGCGGTGGCGCCGGtggggaaggaaggaaggaaggaaggaagaggaggaggcgcaggaggtgGGTGGCCGCCGGAGGGGAGTCCGTGAATCGTGTAGCCTAAGATGCGAAACCCTGGAGGACGATGACGTCACTGCTTGCTCACCCTTCCGCCGCCACCATTGCTTCCCTTGCCCTCTCGAGATGAGTTGTTTTGAACGGAAGGAATAAGACTAAGACCAACCAATTCCTTTCACGAACTGAATCTAGGTCCTAAATGAATTTTTATTCTCTTCAACgttctaatgattttttttatagttccTGTTATAAAGTAATTTTTAATGTCATTCCCTTTAAGATAGTATTCTCTCTCGTTTTTCTTCACGATTCCActcgaagagaagctgttggagatgagagaaaataaagtgaatatgaACGGGGAAGGAAAtcaggaagggaacgaaatgaaaggaatatggttgTAGATGGTCTAAGACTAAGGCTAACCGATTCCCTTCACGACCTAGAtttccgtcgtgaagggattttcgttccctttagcgcttcaacggtttctcttcacggttcccgtcacgaagggattcccaaggtcattcccttcaggacgagattttctctcatttcccttcacgattccccttcgaagggaagctgtggagatgagagaaaataaagtgaatgGAAACGgggaagggaacaaaatgaagagaatatgattaGGGATGGTCTAATAAAGCCAGTCAATGTGCTGCTTTTGCAGTTTCATCCTCCTCTACTTCAAGATATACAAATTTGAATGCAGTGCATACTACTTCTAAGGGGCGTATTGTAATATAAAACCAATGGGTGGAGATTTCTACATAGTTGTCACGTCGCAGGGATACTTTCTTAATATTTGAAACTCTGGGGATGCAGATGAAGATACGCACTACCCAAAATCTATCATAGCTAGTCCCAGCCCTCCGATCAGATCGGACGGGAGAGAGAATGCGTCAATAGCAAAAACCCTAGCCTCAAACTCATATAGATAGCTCTCATCTTGCCCCGTATCGACTCCCGCCACCATCCTCTCCGTCGCctcgcgccgccaccgcctttGCCATGGTACAACTCACTCCTCTCCACCCGCCCGTAGTCTCCACAATAGTTATTGACCGTCTCGATTGTCTCGCAGGCCCCAAAGAAGGACAAGGCCCTGCCATCATCTTCGAAGCCGGCTAAGTCCGGAGGTGGGAagtagaagaagaaggtgaCCGCTCCTCCCCgatttgatttggatttggatgttCTCCCTCAGTTTTTCACATCATAGATTTGCTTTTGGCCGTGGTTCAGGGTTGCAAAAGTGAAGCAAGGGGAAGCAGAAGGAGAAGGTGAACAACACGGTGATGTTCGACCAGGCCACCTACGACAAGCTGCTCTTTGTCGTCCTCTCTGAGCACCTCAAgttaatcatcatcatcatgtggaATTATggatctctttttctttctctatgTGACTTCTTGATGATACATCACAGTTTTTGTGATGTAGTAGTAGTTTTATGATGTGCTGCTGTAGGAACTAGAAAATGCATGCATTGGACGAATTGGTGCTGTGTAATTCCCCAAATGATAGTTTGTATGATTCTGGGTGGATATCGTTCAAAACAATCCTTGTTGGTTTTGATACCTGCTATACGTCATGATGTCTAGTTTGGTTCAATAGGAAAGCGGTATTCTAATTAGTGACTTGTCAGCAGAATACTTGTCTATTGTGTTCTTTACTTTCGGTCAAATATCATTGATCCATCCTGTTTCCAATGCCTGTTTTGTTGTGTAACTGAAACAGTATGAAAGCAGCACACGTGTTTGTGGCTTGTCAACAAAATGCTTGGCTATCACATTCCGTAGTTTCAATTTATGTGGAGACTTGAATTGATCTCTTTCAAGATGTTGTAACTAGTCTAATTACTAGGAAGTAGGATATAAAAGGCCTTCTGAACCGTTTGAAGTGTCAAATGTGTTGATATTTTGTGTTGAGTCGTGATGGTATTTTATATCCAGTGGTTGGCATGCAAAATCATCTGTATTTTGGTAACAATGTAACGTTGCTAGTTTATTGAGTTAATTCAATGGATACTGCGGATGGGTGACTCACAAATGCGTCCGATCATCTTTGTTTTTACAATTTGCCGGACCTGATTTCTAGTTCATAAACATAGATTTGTGCATATTGTTGTCTTATGTGGTTGAGTGCACTAAAGTTGTCTTTACCATTTAGTCATTGTTTTAGGACTGTTCATAGAAGCTGGAATTACTACTCTCGGTTCTGGAAGTGCTAATTACTTAATAGCCATTTCCTTTGTTTGCATATGTGTCTCAAATGAGGTTGGATTTGGTGCATCATCTAGTGTACAACAGTGTTGTTCTCTGGTCACATTAGAAAGTTCTGACTCTTACGGAAATTAGAATGTTCACATTTTGTTTCTGCATCATCTGTTTGTTAGCCTCCGATGTATTGGGTTGTTTGCGTAGCAGCTTGTTATGTACACTTAATTTATCTCATTAAACGAGTATGTGAGTAAGGCAAGTTGTGTTTTACCTGTAGATCAATGGATCCCTGGCACGGAGGGCCATCAAGGACCTTATGGCAAGGGGGCTCATAACGATGGTCTCAGTCCGTTCCAACCAGCAGATACACACCAGGGCAACAAACACATTAGGGTTGTTTTGCATCATGTGGCCGTTTTCTGGTCTAGAGGACTTGGTGTTGCTGCTACATTGAGTTTATTTTGAACGTGACTAAGTGGATGTTACTTTTGACCTTCATAATGTTAAATGTTTTTGAGATTATGATACTATTTTAAGCTCAAATTACCGGCCAAATATTTATCTAAAAGCAAAACCATACTAAAATTCAGAGTTAACATTAAGTCATCCTTATGTCTAGATTCAATACAGTTTCAAAGTGGCAGTAGAAATAAGGCATAGTGAAGGTATGGATACATGGGTTGATGTTTGTAGAAATCATGTAAGGTAGAAGATAATTTATATTAGAAACAATTTTGCTAATGATCAGCATACATctgtcatttttttttgaagaaaagtatgttaattttttcataagTTATTATATGCGCTTGGAGGTTTGCGTGTTTGAACTGCTGAGTTTGAATACGACGATGAAAATTTAACTTATCCCTAACGGAAAGGAAGAAAATTTGTACTAATATACAACAAACCTTTCATCAGGAAAAAAATAATCCAATATGATTTTGTGGAACActagaatttctctatttaatTAGCAGCATATATGATGTATTTTGTCTGATTTTATCTAATTTGAATGATATAACCATGAAAGCCTTGTCATTTTCTCTAGAATAAAAGGTGAATAAAGACCGAATATCTATCTGGAACAGTTTGGGGAAAGAAAATTGAGAGCAATTGTTGACCTGTCTTTCTCCTTCCTTCAATGTTGCGACAGTACCTGGTGACATGCCATTTGGCCGTTTCACCCACGGACCCACCGCATTCAACAACTAACTGTCACAAGAGCATATATAATACAGTTGGTTACACGTATATATGCTGTATATAGTAACACACTTACTAAAGTATGCTGGTAGTTTATGAAAGTTGAAAAGCTTAGGAAACCAAGGATGCCAAATCACTAATACAAAAGTTATTTTCAGAGGCGGGTGGTAATCGGTTTTCATGAATATTTAACGTATCCATTTGTGATCGAAGGCTTGCGAAAATGGACGATTTACATAGATGCAAAAGAGATCacatgtgaaaatctattttcacaagcggtttctTAAGCTAACCAACAAAGATAATTCGAGATAGCAATCTGATTTTATGTTCTGCCTCAATAAAGCAGCattgagttggaagagttccaagcaagaaatgaTGGTCGATTCCACGATGTAGGTTGAGTATAttgcagcttctgaagctgcaaaggaggttgtttgaatcagaaagtttgtttctaagTTATGTGTGGTGACTAATGCTTCTAGTCCAATAGATATATTATGATAATAGCGGAGCTATTGCGCAAaccaaagaacctaggtcgcatCAGAAGTTCAAGCATAtactgcggcgctatcacctcattcgagagatttaGATCAAGGtgacgtgaagatatgcaaggtgcacacggatttgaatatttctgattcGTTGACAAAGTCACTCCCGCGGCCTAAGCATGAGGCGCACATAAGAGAAGTATTAGATAcctacatgattgactctagtgaaAGTGgaagattgaaggtgatatatTCTAGAGATAATCATAGAGATTATTATATCATACGTCTATattcatgtacttctgaataatatgttatttcaagaatgactatcatttacattgattgacaagtatgtgacttgtttgtggcactctttgtttgtatcatgatgttattctcaTTTGAtccttggtcacatatcattgtgatgattcataagaccagcacatataTTGGTTGACGATtacggatcataggtatagggataccaaatcaataatatggatatttatgttatagaacataatattggatagacccaccttgagatactgctaggGTTGTTATTTATAATGTACTATCGGTTATTATCTCAAATGATGTACCtccaggatccttagacctgagatcgtcattgattctcagaataTGTAGTGTCATATTTTGGACCTGTCAAACGCTACtccgtaactaggtagtcataaaggtaacTTTCGGATTTGTCATAAGATATATCGTggagtgtgagcgatcaagatagaatttgtccCTCcatgataacaggagagatatctctaaacccctcgaggtagttggattgagaaagtgcatgctcatactaatatgattaaagagttaatcataatgaatccactatttgatcgagtgaataaTCGAGCTAACATAAGGGTGGcgcgtatctcgccttgagctcgattggtatcgtgaggcaaagggatcagcgcatgtgtatatcaaggttcagctgatatgatcttttatgtatactcgagAGTCAACATATTCTattagggaccgctattgatttcggtttggaaagagtttccgagtcgtagccatttttacatgaacctaacgggtcacatgTTTAATGGGTTtgaacaaaacatacgaatttgattcgtatatgggttgactggattatgatccatgaggtgttcgAGTCCTGAATGGTTTCCAACGTAGGAGCTCTTTAGTGAGctatatataaggagaggcgtggagagaggcgtgcaggGTAGAGCTTTCGAAACCTTAGCCACaaccctccacacgatctctCAAAATCCTAGCCGTgggtgcggtgctagcacactagCGCTCGGCGATTCCGTCCAGTACGTGTGAATACCGTAGAGGTGTTGTTGCTATTACGGCGCTGGTCTTCTCAGCATAAAGATCGCGACGCTGCTATTCGAATGGTCGATATACCTACTCAGAGGCTAGTCAAGATGCACAATGCGACCACTCGATCTGGTCGAGGACGCAATAGGTCTGCTCAGTGGCTAGTCGAGGGACTGGACGGAGAACACGACCACTTGCGCTGGACTAGCCGCGGAGCTGCTCGAATCTGGTCATGGAGTGTGGCCGCTCACGCGGAGCTCGTCGAGGAGATTGACGTGCATGATATTGAATCGATGTACTCTAATTCTTCTTCTACTGTACGATACATCGAGTGATAATAATTTATGATATGCTATCAGCATAGTTTACTAGGTgaatacattaaaaaaaattattttatagtaCCGTAGCATACCAATTCCCAACAGCTTCAAGGCCCCGAGACTCGTAAAGCAACTGCGACCTCGATCTCCTTGATCTCGCAAGCTTAATTTCGATCCATCAACTCTGTGGCCGGCGGGAAATAAAATGGCGCTCGCTCTCTGCCTCCGGTTCCTGTTCCTCTGTGCTGTGGTCATTCACCGGCAGCTTCATCTCTCTGCCAGCGCCGGCGACCCCGGCATCCTGACGGACTTCGTGGTGCCGCACACCATCGACCCGTCCCAGATAAACGGCACCTTCTTCACGTACACCCGCCTCATCACCACCGAACCGGGCCGCCAAGTTCATAGTCTCCAAGGCCACCGCGGACGAGTTCCCGGCGCTGCTGGGGCAGTCCGTCTCCTACGCCGTGCTCGTCTACGGCCCCGGAACCGTCAACCCTCCGCTCATACACCCCAGGTATATATGTGCTCGTGTAGCTCCTGATCTGCACGCGGCCATGCATGGACTCATCGCATGAGCGTCATGGTAGGGCTTCGGAGCTGCTGCTCGTGGTGCAGGGCCCTCTGTTCGTGGGGCTGGTCGACGCCGCCCACAACGGCACGGTGTACACGCAGACGCTGGAGACCGGCGACATGTTCATCTTCCCCAAGGGCATGGTGCACTTCCAGTTCAACAACGGCAGCGACGTGGCCCGCGCCTTCTCCGCCTTCGGCAGCGCCAGCCCCGGCACCATCTCGCTCCCCGTGACGCTCTTCGAGACCGGCATCGACGACGCCGTCCTCGACAAGTCTTTCCACACCGACGAGGGCACCATCGAGGCGCTCAAGCACGACCTACAGCAGGAGCCCGCGCCGGCGCCTGGGCCCGGGGCGATGCCACCGTCGCCCTCCGCCGTCGCGCTTCGAGGAGCTGCGCTGCTGTCACGTTCTGCAGTTTTGCTGCTCTGCTTTAGCGCCGCTTTCTTCTTGGGCTTGTGATGAGATTATACCtatgttttttaatataaattattttttgataggttttttgttataaattataCTATTAGTAGAGGCTTGCCCCTCCTGTttccaaagaaaaaaaggcaaagAATTAACACGCGTTTTCAGGCCACTAGTCTTGTGGCTACCCTATGTCTGTATTGCTGCTCGTTCTCCAGCCGATGCATGCCTGGTTTCGTTTTGAGTACCTGTATACTCCTCCGTCCATCTTTATAAGGTGTATTTTAACTTTAAAAAaccaaattttgtaaattttaactgataatttatcaaaatatatgtatatttaatataaaatataaaaattatatcaatAAATTCGTATTTTaaaatacttttaatatgatgttgatcTTATAACAATTGATAACATATCAAAAATTAATAATCAAAATACACTCTCGAAAactttttaaatcaaaatatgCTTTATAGAGATAGTCGAAGGGAGTAGTTTGAAATGACATTTTAAAACCATGATATTTATAATATCATTAATCTAATTATACCTAGTTTGGAATCGCCCAAACTGGAGCAGGCAAATTCGACATCAGAACGCACGACCCGAGCTCTGAACAAGCTAAAAGTAGGTTGAATGAAAGGGAGACTGCAATCCTATTACCCTCTGAAAAAGGCTGTCAACTGTCCGCATAAATACAGAATTCCCAACCTACTCGAAACTGCAAAACCCAACAGTTCATCACAATCACCTTGAGCCAGCCAACCACTCACCAGAGGCCAGGAGTACAGCGCATCGCCATGGCCACAAGGCTGGTGGCACTGAGTTCCCAGCCATCCCAAGGGCAGGGCAGGGAAGGACCACTACCCAACCATGCCGGTAAGTACAACCAATAACTAATCTTGGACGAGCATGAGCACACACACTAGCCAACGATGGGCTCAACTCCACAGCAGCCAAGTTATAGTAGCGGATGCATCACGAAATAGAGATAACTGATATGTTTATCCAGAGAAACAACCTTAATATAGAGTTAAGCAACAATATAACCCAAACTTTTGACACCATTTATGTCAGCAAAACATGCTAAAGACCCTGAACAGGAACACCATAAAGTTCTGGCTTAAAATAGAAGTAGCATTATGCAACGACAAAAAGTTAAACTCCGATCTTGTTGATTCAGCTGATCCATGGAACCAATAACTCAAGCTTcagttcttgatcttcttcttgggCCTCAGCTGAAATGCAGGGTAAAGGGAAATATCAGTAG
It encodes:
- the LOC133902024 gene encoding chlorophyllase-1-like, which translates into the protein MAASVETMAKPSTEVLEAAVTSVFQPGKLAVDMIPVDHNADLTPPIPILIAAPKDAGTYPVAMLLHGLCLQNHFYEQVLKHIASFGFIMVAPQFHISMMGKGDTEDIAAAAEVTDWLPEGLPSVLPKGVEPNLSKLALAGHSRGGHTAFSLVLGHGKTNLKFSALIGLDPVAGTGKSSQISPKILTYDPSSFDIAMPVLVIGTGLGEEKRNILFPACAPKDVNHREFYSECKPPCYYFVTKDYGHLDMLDDDAPKFITCMCKDGNNCKDMMRRSVAGIMVAFLKAVLDEADGDLKVILKDPGFAPTTLDPVEHRLA
- the LOC133902440 gene encoding uncharacterized protein LOC133902440; the protein is MSLAKRYVLRLFISLKYVTANVVDRQSGRVVVTASSVEKPLRGGLECGRTCNAKAAAAVGEVLAMRLKVDGLAREPIHADAAKEVEKKGFKNRTKVWAVLNALRDHGVNLRIDDDGDHRPHV